CTCCGAGCCGTGGCTGCTGCCGGAGATCAGCGACCTGCCGGACCTGCGGGTCGAGTTCGCGTCCGGCCCCAACGGCGAGGACGGCAAGTTCTACCCGTACCTGCGCGATCCGCAGACGCTGGCCCGCCCGTGGGCCGTGCCGGGCACGCCGGGCCTGGAGCACCGCATCGGCGGCCTGGAGAAGGCCGACAAGACCGGTGACATCTCCTACGACCCGGCCAACCACGACTTCATGGTGCGCACCCGGGCCGCCCGCATCGAGGCGATCGACGTGCCGGACGTGGTGGTCGAGGACCCGTCGGGCGAGGCGAAGGTGCTGGTGCTGGGCTGGGGCTCGACCTACGGCCCGATCGGCGCCGCGGCGCGTGCGCTGCGCCAGCGCGGGGTGCACGTCGCGCAGGCCCACCTGCGGCACCTCAACCCGCTGCCGAAGAACCTGGGCGAGGTGCTGGCGGCGTACGACAAGGTGGTCCTGCCCGAGATGAACCTGGGCCAGCTCGCGCAGGTGCTCCGGGCGCGCTACCTGGTCGACATCGTGAGCTACAACCAGGTCCGTGGTCTTCCCTTCACCTCCACCCAGCTGGAGACCATGCTCGAGGAAGTGATCAAGAATGTCTAACGCGGTGCCGGTCCAGCTGTCGGCGAAGGACTTCAAGTCCGACCAGGAGGTGCGCTGGTGCCCCGGGTGCGGGGACTACGCGATCCTGGCCGCGATGCAGACCTTCCTGCCCGAGCTGGGCATCCCTCGCGAGCGCACGGTCTTCGTCTCCGGCATCGGCTGCTCCTCGCGCTTCCCGTACTACCTGAACACGTACGGCATGCACTCGATCCACGGCCGCGCCCCGGCGATCGCCACCGGCCTGTCGGTGTCGCGCCCGGACCTGACCGTGTGGGTGGTGACCGGTGACGGCGACGCGCTGTCCATCGGCGGCAACCACCTGATCCACGCGCTGCGCCGGAACGTCAACCTGAAGATCCTGCTGTTCAACAACAAGATCTACGGCCTGACCAAGGGGCAGTACTCGCCCACCAGCGAGCTTGGCAAGATCACGAAGTCGACGCCGGGCGGCTCGTCCGACGCGCCGTTCAACCCGATCTCGCTGGCGCTGGGCGCCGAGGCCTCGTTCGTGGCCCGCACCATCGACTCCGACCGCAAGCACCTGCAGTCGGTGCTGCGCCAGGCCGCCGAGCACCAGGGCTCCGCCTTCGTGGAGATCTACCAGAACTGCAACATCTTCAACGACGGCGCGTTCGAGGTGCTCAAGGACCCGGAGACCCGCGACGCGCACCTGATCCGGCTGGAGCACGGGCAGCCGATCACGCTCGGCAACGACGGCTCGCACGTGGTGACCCACCCGGCGGGCAGCTTCGGGCTGGCCGTGCGGGAGAAGGCCGACGTCGACCCGGCCGAGGTGCTGGTGCACGACGCCCACGCCGAGGACCCGGCGTACGCGTTCGCGCTGTCCCGGCTGGCCGGGCCGGACCTGCGGCACACCCCGGTGGGCGTGTTCCGCTCGGTGCGCCGCCCGTCGTACGACGAGCTGGTGCGCAACCAGCTCGACGCGGCCAAGGCCAAGGCCGGCGAGCCCGAGGCCGACCTCGCCGCCCTGCTCAACTCCGGCGACACCTGGACGATCCTCTGACCGCCCGGCACGTTCGCTGAGAAAGGCCCCGCTCTCCTGAGCGGGGCCTTTCCGTACCGCAGCCTGTCAGTCCTCGGGCTCGAGGCGGGTCTCGAGCTGGGCCCGATCGCCGGCGAACTTGTCCTTCACCTCGTCGGCCTTCTTCTGGTAGTAGATGATCGCGCCCTGGCTGCCGCCGTCGCTCCACACGCAGATCGCGACCGGCATCTTCTCGATCGTCGCCGACGCGCACCTGGCCAGGCCGCCGAGCGGGCCCGGCGGGACCTCCGCCCACTCGCCGCTGACGCCGAGCTCGCCGCCCAGGCCTTCGGTGAACGCCTTCATGGCGCTCTCGGGGCTCGGGTTCAGCACCGCCGCCGCGAAGACCATGGCCAGGTTCTTCTCCTCCAGCGTGCCGTAGTACGCCGCCGCGGCGCCGGTCATGTTCGGCAGGTCCTTCGACATCTCCGTGCGCATCTGGTCGGCCAGCTTCACCAGCTCGGGCGTGGTGTTCTTCTCCCGCCCGCCGAGCTGCGCGGGCTCCTTCACCGAGATGCTCGCGGCCTCGTCGACCTTCTCCTTGACCCCGCTCAGCACGAAGTACGCCCCCGCGGCGCCACCGCCGCCGCACACCACCAGCAGCACGACCAGCGTGATCCACAGGCCCTTGCGGGACTTGCGCGGCGAGGGCTCCGGCTCGTAGCGGCGCTTGTTGCGGGGTTTGTGGTCGGGGAACGGGTCGTCGTAGTCACCGTCCGCGCCGTCCAGGAAGCCGCCCGGCTCGGAACGGCCGCCGGGCTGCCCGTAGGCGGGAGC
The Catellatospora sp. IY07-71 DNA segment above includes these coding regions:
- a CDS encoding 2-oxoacid:ferredoxin oxidoreductase subunit beta, which produces MSNAVPVQLSAKDFKSDQEVRWCPGCGDYAILAAMQTFLPELGIPRERTVFVSGIGCSSRFPYYLNTYGMHSIHGRAPAIATGLSVSRPDLTVWVVTGDGDALSIGGNHLIHALRRNVNLKILLFNNKIYGLTKGQYSPTSELGKITKSTPGGSSDAPFNPISLALGAEASFVARTIDSDRKHLQSVLRQAAEHQGSAFVEIYQNCNIFNDGAFEVLKDPETRDAHLIRLEHGQPITLGNDGSHVVTHPAGSFGLAVREKADVDPAEVLVHDAHAEDPAYAFALSRLAGPDLRHTPVGVFRSVRRPSYDELVRNQLDAAKAKAGEPEADLAALLNSGDTWTIL